The window CAATTCTGACCATGTAAAGTTTTTTTAAACGAGGGGCATCGAACCCGGTAAGAAGCATATTGAATACTACTAATATATCCAGCTTGTTCTTCTTGAAATCGTCCTGTTCAGCATGGCGGGTATCCTTATCATCTTCATCATGAAGAATTAATGCCTTTGTTAATTTGGGGAACTTCTGCAATTCACTAAAAATCCTGCGGGCTTGCTCCGAAGAATCACAAACGATCATAGCACCGATTGTATCATCTAAAAGACGAGTTCGGGTTTTATTAAAATCTTCAACAATATATTCAGTGAGGGTTTTTACATATTTGGGATGGGCATAAACCTCTTTCTTGTTAAGGGAACCTTTTTCGGTATCCAGGGAATCCAATACTTCCCGTAATTTGGTCCGGTAGGATGTCTCTATTCCCTCCCGGAGTAATTTAAGGGTATAACCATCTGCTATAGAAAGATTATAATAATATTTGTGTATATAATCTCCAAAAACATTTTTGGTATTGTAAGAAACCGATGGTTTACCGGGCTTTTCCTCGGTTTTGCCGATTAGAGGTGTACCGGTAAGGGCAATAATGATTGCATTACGATCAGATGCCATGAGGTTGGAAAGAAATGAGCCTTTTGGGTTATAACTTCGATGAGCTTCATCAAGAAAATAGACTCGTTGTATTTGTACATTATAGTCAGCTTGCCGGGCGATTGATTCTTCTGAAAATTTCTGTATGTTAACCACCGTAATAGTATCTTCCCCGGTATTATCAGCAGAACCAATGGTTTTAATATTTTTAATAAAATCATCTTTTGAGTTTACTTGTTCAACATGAAGGCGGCGGGCGGCAAATTCATTGGAAGCCTGGGTTAATAGGTCAAGGCGGTCTACAATAAAATAAAATCGGGCTATCTTCTCATGTTGTTGAAAGAAATCCTTAAGGTATTTTACTGAATAATATGCCAAGGCGGTCTTGCCTGAACCCTGGGTATGCCAGATTACCCCTTTTGCCGGTGCAGCGTTAGTTTTTAATGTTTTATCTATGGTTCTCTCAATTGCTTTGGATGCAAAAAACTGAGGGTATCGCATGATATGTTTTTCCAAAGTTGAAAGACCGTCCTTGTCTCTTTTTTCCACATAAGCAATTCCATACTGCAATAGAAATAGAAAGCGGGAATGAGTAAACAGCGATGTCAACATTCTATGGGTAGGGGTATCCGGTTTACTGTTGGTAATAAATTCAGGAGTATCTTTAATACTGACCAGATTGGCATCTTTAAGAATAAATTCTATTGCCTCAGCGTTTTTCGGTAATTCTTTTTTCAAAAATTCCGTATCATCTTCCCGGAAATGGTTAAAAAATATTTTATGATAATTACATGAAGCATAATAGGCACCCTGAATCGGTTCTGTATCATTATCATCGTATTCCATATTATTGGAAAATACCATAATTTGGGTAATATTAATAAATTTTCTGAATTTTTTATTGGTAGAACGAGCTTCCATACGCCTGTGTTCTGCAATGATGCCCTCGGTATTATTCGGCTTTTTGACTTCGATAAAGACAAGGGGCATACCGTTTATGAGTAAGGTAATATCAGGACGGAATTCATCTTCGCCGTTCTTGTAGGTAAGTTCGGTAACCACATGGAAACTGTTGTTTTGAGGATTTTTAAAGTCGATGAGCTTTATCTTGTCGGGAATCCCCTCAACCGGAATGCCTTCCTGAAGATAACGATAAAAAGTTTCACCCAAATTATCCGGTTCAAGGGATTCTTTTATTTCTGAAATGAGCTTACCGGACAGGAGGGATTGGGAAAGAAATTCCATGATAAGTATGGCTGAATCACGGTTATAGTAGGTTTCATTTATT is drawn from Treponema primitia ZAS-1 and contains these coding sequences:
- a CDS encoding type I restriction endonuclease subunit R, encoding MPFNENSRVKIPALIHLTRQGYTYISLKGQKIDPTTNIFIDIFHQSLNKINETYYNRDSAILIMEFLSQSLLSGKLISEIKESLEPDNLGETFYRYLQEGIPVEGIPDKIKLIDFKNPQNNSFHVVTELTYKNGEDEFRPDITLLINGMPLVFIEVKKPNNTEGIIAEHRRMEARSTNKKFRKFINITQIMVFSNNMEYDDNDTEPIQGAYYASCNYHKIFFNHFREDDTEFLKKELPKNAEAIEFILKDANLVSIKDTPEFITNSKPDTPTHRMLTSLFTHSRFLFLLQYGIAYVEKRDKDGLSTLEKHIMRYPQFFASKAIERTIDKTLKTNAAPAKGVIWHTQGSGKTALAYYSVKYLKDFFQQHEKIARFYFIVDRLDLLTQASNEFAARRLHVEQVNSKDDFIKNIKTIGSADNTGEDTITVVNIQKFSEESIARQADYNVQIQRVYFLDEAHRSYNPKGSFLSNLMASDRNAIIIALTGTPLIGKTEEKPGKPSVSYNTKNVFGDYIHKYYYNLSIADGYTLKLLREGIETSYRTKLREVLDSLDTEKGSLNKKEVYAHPKYVKTLTEYIVEDFNKTRTRLLDDTIGAMIVCDSSEQARRIFSELQKFPKLTKALILHDEDDKDTRHAEQDDFKKNKLDILVVFNMLLTGFDAPRLKKLYMVRIVREHNLLQALTRVNRPYKNFHYGYVVDFADIREEFDKTNKAYFNELQEELGDEFKNYQQMFLNQEEIENALIAIKNKLFSYPTDNLEQFSQTISEIDSKQELIDLRQVLSTYKELFNIAKLQGFEELTGKFDLDQIAKLYSEVDRHIQLLTLKENLSNGEDNSAILNLALDTIEFQFKKISEEELIIADKFRSSMERARFELHRSLDPKDHEYITLFEELKRVLAKKNIEEFTASEMNTAIEELEQIRKKAIAKNAKDSVLCSKYENDPKFMRVHKRLKETPPPPADDISLNKLLLFIKHEADTIILNNQNILNNEDYFMQNLQPLIIKSCKEEAVKVNLEIIKNISLLISNEYLSERRWAS